Sequence from the Zymomonas mobilis subsp. mobilis ATCC 10988 genome:
AGAGCCGCTGCTCTATGTCGATCCGGAAACTTGCTTTTGGTTTGCAGGGAGAGGGAGATTTCCGTTTTGCCAAGACAGGCTTGCAGGGCGACCGGGACGGCACGGCGGAAATGGTAATGAGAGCCGATAAGATGCAGCATGTGAGTTCCCAGACTGGGAAGGCAACTGGGAAAGTCCCGTTCACCTATCACAATCCGGTTTTGTGGCGTCTTTTCAAGGATATAGCGCAAAAATCTGAGGGACTCGAACCCTCACTTCCCCGCAGGCTCAGTCGCACAACACCTTGAAAAGACAGCGGATAATGACACGCGGTCTTCTGGTTGAATTTTCTGCCTTCAATTCTGGTTAAACACTCTGGGTGCGTCAAGCCAAAAGAGAGAAGAGGCCATGTTGGGCGTGAAGCTGGCTCGTTCAAAAAAAGAGGGCAGCCATGCGTCCAAACCAGCGGACATGTTGTGTCGCGGTGGTTTGCAAACCGGTCAGGGGTAGAGCAAAGCTCTCCCCCGTGGACCCTCTCTTGATGTCAGAATGGGAGGGAAGAACGGAAGGTCGACTTTGTGTAGGGCGATCGATAAAATAGGACATTTACTCATAAAACAGCCAAGCACCAGCCAATTGATTCAGTTTGAGTGTTCGAACCTACCTAGTCCGCCGATTGCTCTCCATAACCCGATATTGCCGCCGATCACCGCATATCTCGTGCAGTATAGCAAGTTTCATGCTATTGCTTGATAACTGCTTACCCGAGCCGGCAGTACGGCAGCTTTCGACCACCTTTAAGACATTTAGATGTGTTGATGTGAGCAACAGCTTATACTGGAGTATGTCACTCGGCTCGCACGAACCGACCGGGCGCAACGCAGAATCAATTTAGTCGAAGGGAAAAATGACAGGTGATCTCGAACTCACGAAAGTCGATTGCTGCCCTTGCCGAAGATTTCATTGCGCTATCTAAGCAAGGCAACAACTGGTCGCATGGAGCCGACGGGATTCAGTTCATGAGGGAGTTCGAACGGCACTCAGACAATCCCGAAGCGGGCGAAGAACTGGTGGCCGCTTTGGAAGAGCGCGGCGACTTGATACTTTCCCCGCTGGTGGAGTTGGCATTTACCCCGCTCGTCGTTATGCGCCAGCATAGCGTCGGGCACGGGGGATTCCACACCGGTGCGATGGGACGTGGCAGTGCGCGCCTCCGTTGGGTTTACGACTGTGGCGCTTCACGAACCGAGGGACAGCAGAGACTCTCAGAGGAGATCGGCATTTTGGCGGGCGAGCCAGGCGACGCGAAGCGGCGCATCGACCTCTTGTTCATTTCGCACTTCGATCGAGATCATATCTCCGGGATCGTGCAGCTGATGTCTGCGCTGGAGGTCGACACGGTCGTGATCCCGTATCTTGACGATCTCCAGCGTGCGATAATTCTCGCTGGCGAAATAGCGGACCGCGAGGAAGCGGGGGCTAGCGTGGCGCCGGGACTGACCCAGGCGCTGTTCGACCCGGTCGCTTGGCTGACTGAGTTTGGTGCGAAGTCGGTGATACAGGTTCGCCCGGGGGGACCGGGCTTTGATGGGGCCATGCTTCTGAGTTACGGCCCCGGCGACGGGCCTGAGTTATCAGAGGACGTCGAAGGTGCGAAGCCTGTACTTGTTCGTCAGAGTGACGATGCGGTCAACGCCGCGGATGATCACAGTGTGGTCGACTCTGGTTCGGGTTGGATGGTGACGCATTTCGGTCGCCGGTTCGGGGATTGGTGTTTCCTCCCGTATGTAACGTCGGCTAAGCAGAGTGCGCGTGACGCGTTCAGAGCGGCGTTTGACGGACTGATCGAGCGCCGAGAGGACGAAAGCATGATAGCTGCCTTCCATCGCAAGATGGAAGAGACAGACTTTCCGACCAAGGTTAAAGCTACCTACAAAGAGCACGAACTGGGCGACGCGAATGCAGTATCCATGTCGCTCTACGTCGGGCCGTTCCGGGATGAGGTCTATTTTAGCCGCAAGCCATTGCGGGCAGGCCAGAAAAGACACGAGGCTGGTCCCGGCTGGTTGCTAACGGGCGATGCGAAGCTTGCGCAGGTCGGCAGGCGCAACGACTGGTGCACTTTTTACAAGCCGTTAAAGAGCCGCATCGGCGCACTGATGCTTCCGCATCACGGCTCTCATCTGAACTTCCACGAGGATATTCTCGACATCGTGGAAGAGGATTGTCTCCTCTTCGCGTGCAGACGCGCGAAGTTGGGGGACCCCCTGCACGAGAACGTCTGGACGGTCGTTGAGCGCCGACCGGTCGCCATCGTATCCGACGACCGCGAGACATCGCTCATGCAGGTTAGCGGAGCCACAGTTCTAAAATATGCTGAGCGAGAGCTCTCAGACTTGGCTAAGGAATGGTGCTGACGCCTAGTTAGCCATATGTTTTCCCGAAACTCAGACTATCGCGACGGCAGCCAATTACCGAAGGCGGGCTGAAGAGGGCTATGGCGTAGACGTAGTTCTCATCCGATTCTGGCGCGCCTCGTCCGCTATCCGCCTTTTCCGGCAGAGCGTCGAATAATTCATGTCAGCTTTCGGGAAACTTTCCCAACCGCCTGGATGACCGATATGAGGCGGAAGCGGTCATTAAAGTCAGCTTTAATTCTTTGTTTGTGGGGCAACGGGGGTGGAACTCCCCCTTGCCAGATGTTGAATGGGTAGCCATTCAACACTGCTGGCTCCCTTTTAAATCGTCATGTTTGCAAAGGCTGTGTCTGGGTGGCTTATTGCTTCTATGGTTTGCAGCAAGTTGGCTGTTGATATGCTGGTCAAATAGGTTGTGGTACCCTGACTTTTGTGGGTAGCTTCATGACCCAGCAGGCGGTCTATCCATACTTCCCGGATGTTGGCATCTGCGTTTCTGAGTTGTGTGGAGACGGTGTGCCGGAGAATGAAACGTGATTTCTGCTGGCAGGCCGATATGGGTCTTGAACAATGAGAAAGCTCTGCCAAGGGCTGCTCCCCTGATACCTTGTTTCGAGGTCTCAATACCGGAAATGAGGTAAGGGACATTCGTGGTCTCTTTCAGTACCAGCACACCAGCTTCAATCAGTTTTGAATGGACTGGCACAATGCGGGTGCCTGCGTCAGTCTTGGGTGCCCAGCCGGTTTCGGTATGGGGGCGGATAAGAAAGCAAGGGATACCGTCAACACTCTGAAGGTCTTCTTTGCGCAAGACGTAAATCTCGCCCAATCGCATTCCGCTATAAGCTGCAATCAGTGTGACCAGCCGGAAGGTCTGTTCTGGCACGGACGTGCTATGCCATGAGGCAGAGGCTAGCAAAGCCAGTTCTCTGGCAGTCCAGCTTCTGCGTATGGTCTTTTGCCCATTCTCAAAACTCCAGCCTGTCCACGGATTGCGTGTGACCAGTTCCCGCTGGTATAACTGATTCCACAGGGCAGAGAGGCGCATCATGTGGTTCTTGACGCTTTTCTCGCTCAGGGTGGGCAGACCTTCCTCTCTGGCTCTCTGAGCATCTTCCTCAAGTGTAAGGCTGCTCTTGCGCTTTCCCAGTGAGGCCGGAAGGGAAAACAGGAGGTCTCGAAACGCTCCGGCCTTCTCGCCACCAATAATAGATACAAGAGCGTCTCTGAAAGTTTGTAAAAACAACTCTCCCGCCCGTTGTATTGCTTTCTTGGTGTCGGCGCTGGCATAGGGATTATCCAGCACGAAGCGTTTCAGCGCACCGGAGAGCATTAAAGGTTGGTTTGGCCGTTTTCTTCACTGTCCGGGGTTTGGGGATCGATGCTGCAACTGGCAAGGACCCCGTTTCCTGAGCAGATGAAGGCAGGTTCACGCTCTGCAAATCCCGCATCCTTCAAGCCTGCTTAAAGCATCCGGTTCAGAGAGGACAAGATAGGGCTGGGAGAATAATTCTGTAAGGAGTGATGCCTTTTTGCATGGTAGCCGGTTTTCAGGGAAACCCAGATTTCCCGTCGGCTTAAGGCGGCTCGCAGGGTAGGGGGAACGATACGGCGAAAGTGGTAAGTGGTGCCTCGGATACGGGGCATAAAATCTTCCCTCAGTGGGGAATGACGATGGAGCAAAGACAGCCTTTGCCCCTCATTCAGCCGAAAAATCGTGCCATTTCAAGTGTCTGTGGTGCGAACTGCGGGACTCGAACCCGCATCAACCCACAGTGACACTTTCCTAACCCTTTGAAACAGCAAAAAGAATGCGACGTGCTGTCTTCTGGTTACTGAATTTCCTATATCGTTGGTTAAACAATCTGGGAAGTATCATGCTGAAATTTGTTCAAAAATAAGCCTGCTTCGGCCTTCATCTCGGATATGCAATATTGCGATTTGATTTCTCGAAGTAAATATCTAAAAAATAATGGTTGATAGATGCGTCGAAAATTCTCATGTTGGGCTATCGTAATCCTAATTACCCTATTAAAGTTCCCATCAACTTTTAACGTCTGGATTATGGTTAATAAAACAGCGGATCAATTAAGCGCGGGCTTCATGGAAGACGGTGATACCCATGGCCTTTGCTGCGCATAGCCACTTGTCTAATGGACTGGGGGAATAGTGGATACTTTGAATTTTGGGTTTTTAGGGCCGCACAATAAGCAATTAGTAACCCTTGCAGCTCTTGCAGAGCACTATTTCCCTAGCGATCCCTCTACTGTGATCGTCAAGCTACGCCAGTTTGCTGAGTTGATGGCCAAGTTAGTCGCTGCTCATCACGCTGTTTATCGTGATGAGCGTGAAACATTTGAAGAAACTCTGCGTCGCTTATCATATGACCGCCTGATACCGAAGGAGGTCTCTGATATTTTTCATACTCTTCGGAAGGCCGGAAACAGCGCTATACATGAAGCAAAGGGCGATCATTCCACCGCTCTTGCCGCGCTAAAATTCGCTTGGTCTCTCAGTATCTGGTTTCATCGGACTTATGATCGAGCACCCAATTTTAAGTCCGGTGCTTTCGTGCCACCGCGAAAGCCCATCGATGCGATGGTTGCTCTGCGCGAAGAGATTGAAACACTTAGGCAGAAAGTAGCAGATACTGAAGGTGATGCTGCTCGCGCTCGTCTTGAAGCTGAAGAACAGGCTCAGGCGCGCGAAGCAGTAGAAGAAAGGCTACTGCGAGAGGCCGAGGAGCGTGCCGCCTGGGAGAAGATTGCTCAGGATATTGATGCCGAAAAGGCCGAGGTCACAAGCAAGCTCACTGCTCTCCAAGCCGAAGCGGAAACCAGTCCTCGTGCCGAGGCTGCTCAATTGGTGGAGCAGGGTAAAAAAGCTGCGGTAAAAATTGACCTCGACGAGGCAGAAACCCGCGCCCTCATAGATCAGCAACTGCGCGACTGCGGATGGGAAGTCGATACCCAAGATCTTCGATACAGCAAAGGTATTCGCCCAGCCAAAGGCCGTAATCTCGCTATCGCTGAATGGCCGACCGCAAAAGGGCCTGCTGATTACGCCTTGTTCGTTGGTTCTACGTTGGTCGGCGTTGTTGAGGCAAAGCGGAAACGGAAAAACGTGTCCGCAGCGATTGATCAGGCTGAGCGCTATTCAATCGCCATTAAGGACAATGCCGATTTTAGTTATGCAGGTGGTCCTTGGGGTGATTACAAAGTACCATTTGTGTTCAGCGCGAACGGCAGATCCTACCTCAAGCAGATTGAGACAGAGAGCGGGATCTGGTTCCGTGATACCCGCCGTGCCGCAAACCATCGCCGTGCATTGGTAGACTGGCCGACGCCAGAAGGCCTTACCGGTCAGCTTGAAGTCGATCAGGATGCGGCCAACGCTGCCCTGAAGGCGCAGCCATTCGAATTCGGTTTTCCGCTGCGGCATTATCAGGAAAGTGCGATTCGCTCAGTTGAATCCGCGCTATCTGCGGAACAACGCGCCGTCTTGATCGCAATGGCAACCGGCACCGGAAAGACTAAACTCGCTATCGCCATGCTATACCGCTTGCTCTCGGCCAAGCGGTTCCGGCGCATCTGCTTTGTAGTAGACCGCAGTGCTCTTGGCGATCAGACAGAGGGAGAGTTTTCGACGACCAAAGTCGTATCCGGAAAGACATTCGCGGAAATTTTTGGCCTTAAAGGGCTGGGAGATGTGACGCCAGATATAGAAACCAAAGTCCATATCTGCACGATTCAAGGCTTAGTGAAGCGTGTGCTGTTTGCTGCTGATGCTGCGTCTACACCGCCTGTCGACCAATATGACTTGATGGTCATCGATGAATGCCATCGTGGTTATCTGCTTGATCGTGAAATGTCTGATGCTGAGCTGAGCTTTCGGGGGCAAGATGATTATATCTCCAAATATCGGCGTGTGCTGGACTATTTTGATGCGGTTAAGATTGGCCTGACTGCGACACCTGCGCTGCATACCACTGATATTTTTGGTGATCCGGTCTTCACATATTCCTATCGCGAGGCAGTAGTTGATGGTTTCCTAGTCGATCACGAACCACCTATCCGTATCGAAACAGCTCTGGCGCGGGCAGGCATTAAGTTCGAGAAGGATGAAGAGCTTGAGCAGCTCAATACCCAGACTGGCGAGGTCGATCTGGTCAACGCGCCCGACGAAATCAGTTTTGAAGTTGAGGCATTCAACAGGCAGGTTATTACTCCGGAGTTCAATCGCGCTGTTGCAGAGGAGTTGGCGCAGCATATTGATCCGGCACTTCAGGGTAAGACGCTTATTTTCGCGGCGACCGATGCCCATGCAGACATGGTGGTGAGCGCTATAAAGAAGGCTTTTGCAGAGCAATATGGTGAAATTGATGATGCTGCGGTGAAGAAAATTACCGGCAGCGTGGACAAGGTAAAAAACTTGATCCGTTCGTTCCGTAACGATGCCACTCCGCAAATCGTTGTAACGGTC
This genomic interval carries:
- a CDS encoding DUF6538 domain-containing protein, producing the protein MPRIRGTTYHFRRIVPPTLRAALSRREIWVSLKTGYHAKRHHSLQNYSPSPILSSLNRML
- the hsdR gene encoding type I restriction-modification system endonuclease, translated to MDTLNFGFLGPHNKQLVTLAALAEHYFPSDPSTVIVKLRQFAELMAKLVAAHHAVYRDERETFEETLRRLSYDRLIPKEVSDIFHTLRKAGNSAIHEAKGDHSTALAALKFAWSLSIWFHRTYDRAPNFKSGAFVPPRKPIDAMVALREEIETLRQKVADTEGDAARARLEAEEQAQAREAVEERLLREAEERAAWEKIAQDIDAEKAEVTSKLTALQAEAETSPRAEAAQLVEQGKKAAVKIDLDEAETRALIDQQLRDCGWEVDTQDLRYSKGIRPAKGRNLAIAEWPTAKGPADYALFVGSTLVGVVEAKRKRKNVSAAIDQAERYSIAIKDNADFSYAGGPWGDYKVPFVFSANGRSYLKQIETESGIWFRDTRRAANHRRALVDWPTPEGLTGQLEVDQDAANAALKAQPFEFGFPLRHYQESAIRSVESALSAEQRAVLIAMATGTGKTKLAIAMLYRLLSAKRFRRICFVVDRSALGDQTEGEFSTTKVVSGKTFAEIFGLKGLGDVTPDIETKVHICTIQGLVKRVLFAADAASTPPVDQYDLMVIDECHRGYLLDREMSDAELSFRGQDDYISKYRRVLDYFDAVKIGLTATPALHTTDIFGDPVFTYSYREAVVDGFLVDHEPPIRIETALARAGIKFEKDEELEQLNTQTGEVDLVNAPDEISFEVEAFNRQVITPEFNRAVAEELAQHIDPALQGKTLIFAATDAHADMVVSAIKKAFAEQYGEIDDAAVKKITGSVDKVKNLIRSFRNDATPQIVVTVDLLTTGIDVPKITNLVFLRRVNSRILYEQMIGRATRLCPEINKEVFRIFDAVDLYPHLQNVTDMKPVVVNPSISFTQLVQEMMAAQNDEQREVIREQIAVKLRRQIKKLTEEAKHQFEAIAGEAPEATLQRVMAGDAPGLAAWLKDRVAIGSILDWKDGDDNPHYVPISHHADQVVAVSRGYGSATKPEDFLDSFTAFVRDNINTIAALKLVVQRPRDLTRADLKELRLALDSKGFSDANLRRAWADARNEEIAASVIGFVRQAALGDALVPYEDRVREAMCAIMASRAWTDPQKRWLKRIGEQIEKEIVVDRAAIDKEPFISDGGFNRLNKVFGGELENILAGINEELWKKIA